Genomic segment of Malus domestica chromosome 15, GDT2T_hap1:
TGACTTTTCTTGTTTGGGTGTTTCTCTACCCAACTAATGAATTGCTCAATCTTCTCATCtattttcttctcaagttcaACATCTCCACATTGCACCTACACAAAAAGGAAGATTTATATACGATACACTCACATATCAGAGGATAAAGACCAGAAAGTGTAGCCTTCAGCTCCCTCCACCATCGAGGATGATTAGAATACTCAAGCATTACAATCATGAAGATTCATCTCAAAATAGTAATACAAAGGAAATGGAACCGGATCCAGAAAATACTAATAATTTCCTGCTGACCTGTCATTAAGATTGCAACAGAGTTCACAGTTGGCATTTCACATTTGGCAGTGCATCATGAAAAGCATGCAGGTAAATGTATAACTCAGTTGGATGTCAGTGCACTCTATTATTCGGCTAAAGGAAAAAGTGATGAAATATTGATGCCTAAAATCATTTCTCAGAATCCAATAAGCTGGGACAAATATACTGAATGAGGAACAAATCATTCAAAAGTTAATAGCACTAACATGCACATGCGGGAAAGACATACTGAATGATTCAAAAGTTAACAGCACTAATCTAATAAGCTGGTGTTGATTGACAAGAAGCtgaaaaaaacaaaccaatGTTTAGAGCATAAAAAACACTTACATATGTAATTTCGAAAAGTTCCAAATCAATATCCTTGGGCCGCACAAGACCTAATGTCCGATGAAACACAATTGTGTGAAGTATGCCTGCATTCAAGTTTAAAGTACTGTAAGTTCACGTGAAAAACAAATAAGTGATACTGCAGTGAGTgcaagaatattcatcctatttAATCAAAGGTGAACCTGAGATGAATAATAAAATTGTTTAGAAACCAACACGAAAACTTAATAAACCTATACTGAGATGGCTTTAAAGACCCAAAAAAAGTGCCACTTGTTCTGTTGATCACGCTATGCTTCACTAGGCATTACGAACAGCCAgtaataaaattttcaagcttACAAGCTTAATTCTTTCAacatgttttctttttctcgaTACCCACTTTTGATTGAAGTTTAGCAGAGAAAACAATAACGTGTGTAAAAGAAAAGTTCCATGTTCTTTAGTGCCATTATAAACACAGCTTTTCTAGTATAGTTTACATTCAAAATCGCTACTGAATCACAAAACGATGACTTTTGGCTAACAACCACTGCAAAGTGCAAACCCGAAAACAAAAATACTAGAATGAACGAAAACACACACTCCCTTActaaagcaaagcttattttaCGTAAAGATACCAActttaacatttgaaatttaGTTGTCACACAAAATAGTTATACTAAAACACGTATCGTAGTTGAATTATTCAAACAAGCTCTACCTTGTACAAATCTTAATCAGCAGACTTTTCCATTGGTAAAACTGATTTCGATAATATGGCAATAATTAAAAGGCATAAGctaatacatacatacatgacATATATAAACTCATTGAAAcggtaggaaaaaaaaaaagaaattgatttattttaaatcaaaattaaaagaaaaaaaaattaattgctAACATACAGCGCAGAACTTCCCGTATCTCAAAGTGCTCGACTTCCTGAAACAGCAGTAAAATTCCAGTTTTCAACTTTCAAAtacaaaattagaaagaaaaaacacagagagagagagagagagagagagagaatcgtaCCAATTCTTTCAGCTGGCAAACTTCACAGTTCATGGTCCGTTCGGCGATGGCAGTGAATTGGGATTCAGAGCGATTACGAACCCTATCTTTCCACCTTCTGCGAGGAATTGGAGTGGGAGTTTCGCGGTAACGTTTTTTATTGGAGTGTGCGTTCGTGATAAGTTCAAGTAATCGAAGTCTTCGACTGTAATCCTAATCGGACTTTAACTTGAAGAAAGGAGGTGCAAACTTTACCTCAAATTTGGGCCTTTTTggtggttttgggcttttgatAAATGGGGGCAGCTTGTACTTTTTCCCTACAATTCGAAGTTGAACCCACAAATTTATTATTCGGCTCTTCGTACTCTTAGTTTTTTTCATTTGAATTGACGTATTTTACATTAAACTAGTCTAAACTATATATAGAGATGGAGATTCGAATTCATGTTTAGGCGGAGCACATACGCTCTAGCTGATGTACTTATGCTCACACCTACAATTGCAACTGCAAAAACAAGCATTATAAGAAAAATTGTGGGAGTTCTTCTTCAACCTAGATAATCATCTTGCACTCGTATCATTTCAAATTATTCTACGAAAAATAATAATGACTACTAAATAACTATTTAGGAGTGTCAGTAAACATAGGAAAAGAGGTGTCATGGCTGCCTATTCTCATGTGAAATTGGGGTGGTTATAAGTATCATAATTTCATTGATAAAGTTCTTATAATTTTCATACTTGTTACAAACGTTCGATTATCATCTTCCTCCCTCCCCAAACCTTAGGCTTTCCTCTTGAGTTTTGGTAATGAACGAAGGCCTTGTAAACTAGTTCACTGGGTAGTCTATGAGATGATTCTTTCAGtggctaaaaaaaaattaaagacaaAATTCCTCGTACAACCAAAGCGCCCAGCTAGAAGTAAAACAAGTAAGAAATGACGCAAAAAGGGTGACTTAAATCCATTAAGCATCCCCTTAAAAATTAGCTCTGAGGCGGCACAGAAACAAGGATAACAAGAAATGCGCCTTGGGCCTCACTTTAAATTAAGCCTCATCTTTTCTTTATACCCttgttatatatattaaaatttcatcattCATCTTATTCTTAAATatgaaaaaaggaaagaaaaaaaatctcctaTTCTCATGCATCTAATATGATGAACCTCAAATTCATATTGTtgtgaaaaaaattatataaggtACTAAATTAGAAAAGCCTCACATCATTTCGTCTTAGGTTTCATTTTACATTGGGACGTCTATTAGCTTCAAAAAGAACCCATTGAAAATTGATTGGCCGCATCCAAAAAAGTACTAACTTTCTTTGATGTTTGTGTTCCTATACCTTGCTAAGTACCATAAATACATCTTTCTAATGCATGGCTACACCGGGAAAATGAATCTTAGACAATCCCTTGAAGAGGGCAAACACAGATAATATTAGACTCATGTCACTGTGGAGTCCAATTCTAATGTGCTCATTTTTTGAGTTAATAATTTAGACAAGTGATAAAGTAGTTGTAGGCAAATTGGGCAACATAAAATTAGATTCATGCACGTTGAGAGACTAAATGTCACGTATTAACATCAATAGACAATATGTACTGAACAAATCATTATTATATTGTCGTTGACAAGCAAGAATTTTAAAACGTAATGTCGCCATCAAATTATAGAGTTagaaaataatcataataaaaaGACATAATTAGATGAAGAAAACCAACCATATTATATCCTTCGTATTTGTACCGATCTTGAATATTGTAACCCACAAAGTCTTTTCTAATCATTCAAATTTATGAGTCTAATTAGTTGAAAGTGATACAACCTCAGATATTGTTACCCATAAAGTCTTCCAATAATGGAATGTATGATAGACAAAAAGCAAACATTATTTTAGTCTTGTGGCTACATTTTATAAGATGTAGCAATATGTGATAGAATATAAGATGTAGTAACATTGCAAGCAACTAATGCCACCTTATTAATCAGAGAATAGACCTTCGCAATGACTTGCTGCGTTTTATACTTACCTCAATTCATGCTCTTGATTTTCTATTATTCTATTTAATTTAATgtctataaaaataaaaaagaaggtggaagagatgaaaaaacGTATGTATAAATCACTTTATTTCACTCGGCTTGTTTCATTATTTACCCACACAGAACGTACCCAGCGGTTGAAGATATGCAATCTACGTAACGATATGGTGCTGGGCAGTTGGGGAGTACGCAAACGGCGTACTGTAGTAGGATGAACTTTAACGATAATACATTTTGCATATATAGAATTTATGAGCATAAACATATACATAGAAACTGAGCTGCATGATTAAGTTAATAATCTCAGTGGTGCTGCCGCCTGCCGGCGTGATTTGGACTGATGCGGCGTATCTAAAACCGATTAAATAATCTTGAGTCCTGACACAGGTCGGGGAGACTAAATTAGCTAGTGATTGATGAGAATAAGATATTGATTTTTATTGTTTCTGCAAGGATAAAGGATGGACTTTTGTCAAAATTGCAACATTGAGCCTCTAAGGGGCCTCTATGATAGTTCTTGGGACCGCAATGTTTTAGTCCCCGTGCTAGGTTTAGGATTTAggactaagaccatctccaaccaaaaggtTAGAGGGCCGAAAAACGTCTAAAAATCGTCTCCCACAGAATCTGAGGTCATCTCCaatcgaagggtccagagggccagagggccgaaaatagccctaaaaccgtctccaaccgagggctaggccaaaagGCTCAGGAATCTAGAAGGGCCCACGGAATTTCAAAAGGCCaaagggctggctattttttttatagttttcctattgttgtcggttataaccgacactaatagtttgaatttttttttaatataacggctagctgactcagctagccgttgggttttttttttttaatttaaacatttcttttcttctataaatatggtgaagttctatcaattcttcacttcatttgcaatatttcattcttcaatatttttcaatatttccttcaatatttccttcaatatattttccaatatttccttcatctataatatttgttttaatttttcaataatttccttcatttttttcctataacttatatttcacaaaatttgtttcatattttttttaaatttcatttttttcctataacttctatttcacaaaatttgtttcatattttttttaaattccatttttttctataacttctatttcacaaaatttgtttcatattttttttaaattctatttttttcctataacttcctaagccattatacaacattaaattaaattaagtaaatgaaacaacattaaataacattaaccaacataaaaattatacaacatgaaacttaaacaacatttttaaaaacatttaaaaacataaaacgtaaatgcctactccatgcttctttgggcctaaAGATGTGCAATAAGATcttgttgtaggtacttgtttgtggcacgagaacttatcattctatagcgcctcatgtactcatctatagagatactaccagttcttggattgaaaggcaaattaggctcatcatatatttttgcacgagcccttcttgacctatttagATCTTCTTGGTCATCatcggactctccatcaatatacccatctcgctcatcctccactatcatattgtgtaatatgatgcaagacatcatgatggagtccaaattttcttgactccaccctcttgccggttcgctgatgatcttccaccgtgcttgtagaataccaaaagctctctcaacatctttctgatatgcctcttggtgtaaggtaaacaatTTTTCCGCGTCATTCCTAAGGTTTGGAATTActtggacaagtgtcgcccactttgggtagatgccatctgccaagtaataccccatattgtattgACGGTCGTTGATatagtagtcaagttgaggtgctttatcttccgtcaagttattgaagaggggtgatcgcccaagaactgtaatgtcattttgggatccaaggactccaaagaaagcatgctagatccatgtgtcatatgaggcaactgcctctaacacaacagttggctttctcgaccttccgCTAAAGCTTCATTGCCATCCGgtgggacagttcttccaatcccaatgcatgcagtctaatgaccctatcatgaATGGAAACCCAAGGTCTTTAGTTTTGCGAAGGAGTCGATtcagatcttcttgatttggctcacggaggtactcgtctttgtaaagctgaacaattgtgtcacaaaattcttgaagagtatcaaggcatgtagactcagacataccatgggtttcatcAATCGAATCAGTTGGGGAGCCATAGGCCATCATTCGGAGTGCAACAGTAACCTTCTGATAAGGTGAGAAACTAGGGCGGCCTACTCTGTCCTGCTTCTATCGAAAGTACGGATTGACATCACAAAGTAAACGCTCGaagacatgacgcctcatccggaagtgacgtctgaaatcctcttctgtgtACACCGAGTTGGGGTCGAAGcagttgttcatcagattggcatGCGTCATTGctctgtttcgtggtttgtaagagcgaccagcaatagagccaccccgttgaggttgttcctcagttggttgacacaccatggccgcagccatggctgctgctATGTTTTGTTTGCTGcgccttacttgaacttcttcatcagactcctcatcttcttgtctcatttgcgcccattttgcttctcttttggaattggatgaggacccccagttggaatctgaagaggatccaaagttggaatttattgcaaacttgaattgaaagagattgaattcaaagttgtgtgaattatatcccaatatccaccctatttatagcaaaaaaaaaattcaaatccaactgctagctgacgtcagctaccaacggctagctgacgtcactgagccgttggatttgaatttaagttgtagtttttaaataataaattatgtttggccctttggccctcggttggagacggttttttgtgaaatggctaaaacgagccatctggccctcggttggagacggagacaaatatggccatgtactgttcattaaaatattaatatcttggagaatcttggagggccagagggctaaaacgagccctctggccagccatcagttggagatggcctgaaagggccaaagggccaaagggctggccCAAATGAGTTAGCCAGCCAGCCCCAGGCTGGGCCAGAAAACTCACCAATCCTGttggatataaccgacatgaattCTAGgccaaaattcaaatgcaacgaCTAGCTGACGTCAACTAGccgttattttttaattttttttttacagttttaatttttatgtgttttttttcacaaatcttttttcctataatttcatttaaatttttttttcctataacttcctaagccattatacaacattaaattaaattaggtaacatgaaacaacattaaacaatatgaaacaacattaagtAAGTTGtagtttgtagtttttaaacataagtttgtagtttttaaatttaagttgttgtagtttttaaatttaaataataaattatgtttggccctcggttggagacagtttCTTGTggcagggctaaaacgagtccTATGGCTCTttggccatcggttggagatggaggcaaatatgaccctgtactgttcattaaaatattaatatcttggaatgCCAGAAGGCTAAAACGAGGCCCTcgttcagttggagatggtctaagaggCCTCTATGATGGagagtccttttttttttttttataattatagaATTATGATTTTGTTTTGATATGTGTAATTTTTTGAGTTGTTGTAAGAGGCACATTTGATTTGTATGTCGTATATACGTTTTGACTAACTTTTAATGAAATTTCTTTCACTCAAAAAGGTCATTACACTAAGTGTACTTTCCGTTTGCATTTGATCTAATATTTTGGTGAATATAATGTCATAGTTTGATACATTTTTCTCCTCTAAATTAATGTAACCGATTGGAATCTTCCCCCTCCTTAAtaataatgaaaatataattttagttATATTTCTATATATTTGAAGTGCAAAGTAACTTTTTTTAAACGTCAATAATAGCTTTCTTTAAGTAAGAGTTTAGGGTTAGAATCATTGTTTATAATAGAAGCCAAAACACGTATAACTTAAATAACCTAATTATCAATTCTTGTTTTTGGTCTGAACCTAATTATCAATTCAATTGGATTGTGATATCCACAACCAGAGGCTAAAGTTTCAAGGTTTGCTTGATTTTATATTTATCCgtaatccatatatatatatatatatacaaaatattatctCAGTTGGCAACAAGTTGCATGCTATGAATATATGATTGTGATATCCAACAACTAGAGGCTAAAGTTTCAAGGTTTGCTTGATTTTTATATATCCATATATACAATAGCAACAAGTTGCATACTATGAATATATGATACTATGACGGCTTCATTTTCTCAAGCAAGAAATTTTCCACTGTTTTGGAATATTAATTGGAGCTTAAATATATGTCTTCCAAGTGTGagagttgttggagcattccTAATCATATAGGTCCAGGGAACTTATATACTTATTTAATGAAGGCTAATTCAAGTTAATCCCGCAACAGAACACTGCTTTAGGTGTTGTATTATTTGTGTGATGGGAAATCAGcggttctttttctttttatttttttgttttttgtttttttggaaactatccGCGGTTCCATAAAGAAGGTCGCACATGTCCATCCGTCAGTGTTGGAAGAGAATAATTCAGGCCTTACAATACAGTCCATACCATATCACCACTTAGCTTGGTTTATCTGCAAAGGTATTAAGCACTGATCCTTTACAAAGTATGAATATTGCGTCCTAATAATTCAGAGTCATGGTAAGATAGGGGTAATAATTTACGGTCCTAATAATGGTCGTTTACATCATTCAGGTTTGAgatgatataaaaaaaatgagctatttgtttttttaatgtCCAATCATCCATTAAATTGAGgacttttttttgtcaatgttATGCAAATGTGATTTACATGTTAGCTTATATAAAATTCTCAAGCTctccacgtcatcacttaaatAATTTTTCATACAATCTATCAATTCGAAGACAAGGATTAATACAAAGAAAACTAAATTCCGTAGCTATTTTGAATTTCATCCAATTtggtattacggtctagtgagTATTCCTATCACTTATAAATAagaagttttaggtttgattctcgacAAAGGAGAATTCAAACAAATTATTATAGCTAGCTTATTGTAAGACTCAGCCAACTCTCCCATACCTTAGCATTTGTATGTATTAAAAAGTTATTCatgttttttttgaaaaaaaaatatgttttgaGCCAAAAAAATTATCTAATTATTTATgcctactactactactaaaaaacaaattaaaacacacacacacacagccaGACGGAATAACTTCGCCGGCTAAATGCTACTTTCTTCGTCATAGAGTTTAGTCGACAGATGTTTGTTGGGAAAGAACAATCAGGCGAAAACCCGTCGCCAGAAACCTTAAATGATGAAAATACAAATTTGTCAGGCAATTTTACGTAAACGACATATATCTTCGTTAGGCGAATGTCTGTTGACCGAATTGACGTGACGAAATCCCCTTGCCCGGCGAATGATATCTCATTGGCTAGgacataattaaataaagtaatGAGCTTGACCTGATGGCCCAATTGTCGGACCAACTCTAAGAAACCAAATTTagaatatattaatttttagcgACGAAAGGTATGTCGAGTTgacatattttaattaaaaaattttaattctaattttttaaaaaaatatttaacaaaatgtttaccatcaaaataaaattgtttgTACAATTatattgtaaaaaaaaacttaaactaCTGGGCTGGCTGGGGGAATGGTTGCAAAAGCTAGGCCAGAGGCTCAGGAATCCTGATGCCTGAAGCTAAGAAGTACTAGACTACGACAACAAAGTACATGTGTACTGATTCTCGATCTTTCGCAGCAGCATATGCCAAGCGCGCTGCTTCCTCTTATATGCGCTCACCTACTTCCTTGTAGCCCGCTAGCTCCATCCCCGCCTACTGAAGTCTGGAATTAGTCTCGATCAATAAATTAAAGCCCGCTAAAGAAAAAGACCCCTTGACTTCTCAAACTCGACATGCTCTTTGGTCGCTGATGAATAgactttatattatatattttaccctattcttagtatattttggttaatattttggaagaattttgatactttgaattgtatttataATATAGGATTTTCGATTTCCTTTGGAGTAAAACGTGGTCAAATGGACGATTTGTGGAGTAATTCCAgctggaggatgttcgtgagtcacttagattgatcgtatcaaaatttgggatttttccaccaagtggTTATTGtttggcgataaaataaaggagcgatgcgAGGTGCTGGACAATGACATTTCTGGGCTTAAATtgtgtttttggagcccaagatgacctcggatgatTTCGTAgccttctggagatgtgttTCCTGATCTTTAAAACAAGCTATCTTGGGCCggatttggaggagatctgaggctaaaacgtggatggacaagtacttggcagattctcctagtttaattagggttttattttctaagatattttattatttttctgagtTTCCTAATTGGAATAAGAGACCtatgttttagggtttgtggatgGCTTAGCAattatattgcttggccgttcttagttttttttctacgctttcttttatgcagCTTTGGAGACAGAGAAAATTGCTAGGGTtattggagattttctacttgaaggtgttttcaatcattttcttaataatattttctatgattttaattatgaatatgcgtaactaattccttttgctagggcgaaaccttgagccttagcatgaatatgtgatttttatttaattgcttatgattgattacatgcatactttgaattattaatcatcgggattaaaactatctaattgtcttaatgcctgatcaccattaggatcttttgaaaagtaatttgatgcaattttggttggaaggttccttgaaattgacgctgACTTTTTGTGATTAAtagttgtaatttcacttaggatgaacaccacgtcttaagggttgcatggtttttcaaagggttttcataacgcataatgagtctttcatgttcagatttgatccgaacgtccggacaggttgcatgttagatatacgttctatgttggaggttccaagtagaatatgaattaggaaaatctaaccttcaaagtggcgtGTGTAGATCATAataattggtaaaagttcataagattgctaggtgatggtggaaccctagtgctttcttaatttgatttctcaaaaactggttccttttctttcatctttaatattgcagattagtttacttttattaattaaattcgtttttaatttaagtagtttataaaatcaatcatctcaatatctactttacaataattaattggaatttggtttgctTCGAagtatttaataatccctgtggagaacgaccttgcgagatccatttatactacaataaccttgtaattcttgcaagtattataggaGTTTTTAGCCT
This window contains:
- the LOC139191794 gene encoding uncharacterized protein yields the protein MRQEDEESDEEVQVRRSKQNIAAAMAAAMVCQPTEEQPQRGGSIAGRSYKPRNRAMTHANLMNNCFDPNSDRVGRPSFSPYQKVTVALRMMAYGSPTDSIDETHGMSESTCLDTLQEFCDTIVQLYKDEYLREPNQEDLNRLLRKTKDLGFPFMIGSLDCMHWDWKNCPTGWQ